The following are from one region of the Gemmatimonadales bacterium genome:
- a CDS encoding FAD-dependent monooxygenase yields MASGDVDVLIAGAGPTGLVLALWLARRGVRLRIVDKAAAPGTTSRALAVQARTLEFYQQLGFADVAIARGVEVPGVNLWAHGRHLARAPLSLAGEGITRFPYMLVLPQELHERLMIEQLEAVGVHVERGVEVISFRDLSERVETTVRSGDVTSSCISRYLVGCDGASSVVRQGIGAGFPGGTYQRMFYVADVEATGAVANNELHVVIDDADFLLVFPLRDTGTVRLVGTVVANPAAPGSTLTWEDVSQRVIGGMGISVHGVKWFSTYHVHHRVADTFRRGRVFLAGDAAHIHSPVGGQGMNTGIGDAVNLAWKLADVIQRRANATLLDSYEPERIGFARQLVQSTDRAFTFVTRDGFIARTMRSRVVPRLFPWLLRRKRVQRFLYRTVSQTEITYRHVHWNAGRAGSVRGGDRLPWIKLGQGQDNFAPLASLDWQMHVYGDVPTSLRVVCDEHGIPIHRFAWDPSMQAAGLQRDAGYLIRPDGYVALAGATGSMLRSFLAARGLGHGEPRTT; encoded by the coding sequence ATGGCGTCCGGCGACGTCGATGTCCTCATCGCAGGTGCGGGTCCCACCGGCCTGGTCCTCGCCCTCTGGCTCGCCCGGCGAGGGGTGCGGCTGCGGATTGTCGACAAGGCGGCGGCGCCCGGAACGACCTCGCGCGCCCTCGCGGTCCAGGCCCGTACCCTCGAGTTCTACCAGCAGCTCGGCTTTGCCGACGTTGCCATTGCGCGCGGCGTCGAGGTCCCCGGCGTCAATCTCTGGGCGCATGGACGGCACCTTGCCCGTGCACCGCTTTCCCTCGCCGGCGAGGGGATCACCCGTTTTCCGTACATGCTGGTGCTGCCGCAGGAGCTCCACGAACGGCTGATGATCGAGCAACTCGAGGCCGTCGGCGTTCACGTCGAACGAGGCGTCGAGGTCATCTCGTTCCGCGACCTGAGCGAGCGGGTCGAAACGACCGTCCGCTCCGGCGACGTCACCTCGAGCTGCATCTCACGGTATCTCGTTGGCTGCGACGGCGCGTCGTCGGTGGTGCGCCAGGGAATCGGCGCCGGCTTCCCCGGCGGGACGTACCAGCGGATGTTCTACGTCGCCGATGTCGAGGCGACCGGCGCCGTCGCCAACAACGAACTGCATGTCGTGATCGACGACGCCGACTTCCTCCTGGTCTTCCCGCTTCGCGACACGGGTACCGTTCGCCTGGTCGGCACGGTCGTCGCAAACCCGGCGGCGCCCGGCAGCACGCTCACGTGGGAAGACGTCTCGCAGCGGGTCATCGGCGGGATGGGAATCTCCGTGCACGGCGTGAAGTGGTTCTCGACCTATCACGTGCATCACCGAGTCGCCGATACCTTCCGTCGCGGCCGCGTCTTTCTCGCCGGCGATGCCGCGCACATCCACTCGCCGGTCGGCGGACAGGGTATGAACACCGGGATCGGTGATGCGGTCAATCTCGCCTGGAAACTCGCCGACGTGATCCAGCGCCGAGCCAATGCAACCCTGCTCGACAGCTACGAACCGGAGCGAATCGGGTTCGCGCGACAGCTGGTGCAATCGACCGATCGCGCCTTCACCTTCGTCACCCGCGATGGCTTCATCGCACGGACGATGCGGAGCCGCGTGGTACCGCGACTCTTCCCCTGGCTGCTCCGGCGCAAACGGGTGCAGCGATTCCTCTACCGCACCGTGTCGCAGACCGAGATCACCTACCGGCATGTCCATTGGAACGCAGGGCGTGCCGGCAGCGTCCGCGGTGGAGATCGGCTCCCGTGGATCAAGCTCGGTCAAGGCCAGGACAATTTTGCGCCGCTCGCGTCGCTCGACTGGCAGATGCACGTCTACGGTGACGTCCCGACCTCGCTCCGCGTCGTCTGTGACGAACACGGCATTCCGATCCATCGATTCGCCTGGGACCCGTCGATGCAGGCCGCCGGGCTCCAGCGCGACGCGGGGTACCTGATCCGCCCCGACGGCTACGTCGCGCTCGCCGGGGCGACGGGATCCATGCTGCGATCATTTCTCGCAGCCCGCGGATTGGGACACGGCGAACCGAGGACGACATGA